A single Fundulus heteroclitus isolate FHET01 chromosome 4, MU-UCD_Fhet_4.1, whole genome shotgun sequence DNA region contains:
- the ogfod1 gene encoding prolyl 3-hydroxylase OGFOD1 encodes MSSKRAQDESGATGRKKKKRSSSSVEAVELCGAVEEEEVKTAVKEAWSSRTHYSKGDLELDCSPFPHCIIKNFLSSQTFVENLQRELLELNFNEKSNDLYKFKQSDDLKKRKEPHIAATRAALFGRFRSWLGDVLGVELEPTVDISCAKYEYTDVLLCHDDELEGRRVAFILYLVPPWQSSDGGSLDLYSTDGNFQPESIAKSLVPSWNTLVLFEVSPVSFHQVSEVLSQDKCRLSLSGWFHGPSLERPPRFKEPSILKHPHLPRDETVLFEWINPLYLDISYQEQIQTEFEDSSEIQLKDFLKEEKFREVSEALRQTRIQWMKRGPPNKRCYESASLDSLPECVSACWELLRSEAFFLLLSNFTGLHLHFLCPADEEDEEKEDDAEEGEVAGTSAESSSSTAAADDGGRKPSTPVCCGEVRRWSHGSYTLLHDAEAAQAEYALDLILPFGCADWQTEFGGLTCYVANEEDEELLTVYPEDNSLALVYRDKETLKFVKHVNHKSSRVDSSTCREFYDFSFVYYE; translated from the exons ATGAGCTCCAAGCGAGCGCAGGATGAGAGCGGAGCAACaggcaggaagaaaaagaagaggagcagcagcagcgtggaGGCGGTGGAGCTCTGTGGAgctgtagaggaggaggaggtgaagaCGGCAGTGAAGGAGGCGTGGAGCAGCAGGACCCACTACAGCAAAG GAGATCTGGAGCTGGACTGCAGCCCTTTCCCTCACTGCATAATCAAGAACTTCCTCAGCAGCCAAACCTTCGTTGAGAACCTACAGAGAGAGCTGCTGGAACTCAACTTCAACGAGAAGTCGAATGATCTGTACAAATTTAAACAG TCAGATGATCTGAAGAAGAGAAAGGAGCCACACATTGCAGCAACGag GGCAGCACTGTTTGGGCGTTTCCGCTCTTGGCTCGGGGACGTGCTGGGGGTTGAGCTGGAGCCCACCGTGGATATTTCTTGTGCCAAATATGAATACACAG atgttcttttgTGCCACGACGACGAGCTGGAAGGGAGGCGCGTTGCTTTCATTTTGTATCTTGTGCCTCCATGGCAGAGCAGCGACGGGGGCTCCCTGGATCTGTACTCAACAGACG GTAATTTCCAGCCAGAGAGTATAGCAAAGTCACTCGTACCTTCTTGGAACACCCTCGTCCTGTTCGAAGTGTCCCCAGTATCCTTTCACCAG GTTTCCGAAGTTTTATCACAGGACAAATGCCGCCTGTCTCTGAGTGGCTGGTTTCATGGACCCTCTCTGGAGCGTCCTCCTCGATTTAAAGAGCCGTCCATCCTGAAGCATCCACACTTACCAAGAGAC GAGACTGTGCTGTTTGAGTGGATCAATCCTCTGTACTTGGATATTTCCTACCAAGAGCAGATCCAAACAGAGTTTGAAGACAGCTCTGAAATTCAGCTCAAGGATTTTTTGAAG GAGGAGAAGTTCAGGGAAGTGAGTGAAGCTCTGCGACAGACTCGCATTCAGTGGATGAAAAGGGGCCCACCAAATAAACG GTGCTATGAATCGGCCTCTCTTGACTCCCTGCCTGAGTGCGTGAGTGCGTGCTGGGAGCTGCTTCGCTCAGAGGccttcttcctgctgctctccaATTTTACCGGCCTCCACTTGCACTTCCTGTGTCCGGCGgacgaggaggacgaggagaaAGAGGACGACGCAGAGGAGGGAGAGGTTGCGGGAACGTCAGCAGAATCATCCTCATCAACGGCAGCGGCCGACGACGGAGGGAGAA AGCCGAGCACGCCTGTGTGTTGTGGAGAGGTGCGTCGCTGGTCTCATGGCAGTTACACGCTGTTGCATGATGCTGAGGCTGCACAGGCAGAGTACGCGCTGGACCTAATCCTGCCTTTTGGCTGCGCAG ACTGGCAGACAGAGTTTGGGGGTTTAACTTGCTACGTTGCCAatgaagaagatgaagag CTTCTGACTGTGTATCCGGAGGACAACTCCCTCGCTCTCGTCTACAGGGACAAAGAAACCCTCAAATTTGTCAAGCACGTCAACCACAAAAGCTCCCGTGTGGACAGTTCCACCTGCAGGGAGTTTTAT